The following proteins come from a genomic window of Bradyrhizobium paxllaeri:
- a CDS encoding RDD family protein, with product MSYSGSGNSGGGSSAGGASNAGGAWRNDGGVPPHAFDPDSQPELFRGVLTRRVFAFLIDLVVLSVPVILGYIFIFVFGIVTLGLGWMLFWLAWPATIVWAIVYYGASIGGPHSATFGMRAMDLELRTWYGAPGYFVLGACHAVLYWVSVSFLTPLVLLVGLFNGRRRLLHDIILGTVIVNSSVRTQVVPSARSSY from the coding sequence ATGTCTTATAGCGGCTCTGGCAATAGCGGCGGCGGCTCTTCTGCCGGCGGCGCCTCAAATGCTGGCGGCGCTTGGCGGAACGACGGCGGGGTGCCGCCGCATGCGTTCGATCCCGATTCACAGCCGGAACTGTTTCGCGGCGTGCTGACGCGGCGGGTGTTTGCGTTCCTGATCGACCTCGTGGTGCTGTCGGTGCCGGTCATCCTCGGCTACATCTTTATCTTCGTGTTCGGCATCGTGACGCTGGGGCTTGGCTGGATGCTGTTCTGGCTGGCGTGGCCGGCTACCATCGTGTGGGCGATCGTCTATTACGGCGCCTCGATCGGCGGGCCGCATTCGGCCACGTTCGGCATGCGCGCGATGGATCTGGAGCTACGCACCTGGTACGGCGCGCCCGGCTATTTCGTGCTCGGCGCCTGCCATGCCGTGCTGTACTGGGTCTCGGTGTCGTTCCTGACACCGCTGGTGCTGTTGGTCGGCCTGTTCAACGGCCGCCGCCGGCTGCTGCATGACATCATCCTGGGAACTGTGATCGTCAACAGCTCGGTTCGTACCCAGGTAGTTCCTTCGGCCCGCAGCAGCTACTGA
- a CDS encoding carbohydrate ABC transporter permease codes for MSASRRPMFGEQQRFVLLLIAPAALLMLLFQVVPIVIGANASFRDWALYNPKKTWIGFDHYAAVISDPAFLYVVLPNTFLFMVLSVAGALVTGLALALLLNRPFRGQKLVQTILLVPLMVAPVVAAIMIRWIFNDQFGIANVVLEAIGLEGQPWLVQRWSAFGIILLTDIWLWTPWFTLLLLAGLQSLPKEPFEAAAIDGTTTWRVFRYLTLPMLRPVIVVCVVIRAIDAFRTFDIVWTLTGGGPGRSTELFSLYAYVLAFLNLDLGRGSAAAIVGGLIILVLGVVMYRLVDRIAKA; via the coding sequence TTGTCGGCATCACGGCGTCCCATGTTCGGCGAGCAACAGCGCTTCGTGCTGCTTCTGATCGCGCCGGCTGCGCTGTTGATGTTGCTGTTTCAGGTCGTGCCGATCGTGATCGGCGCCAACGCCAGCTTTCGCGACTGGGCGCTCTACAATCCCAAAAAGACCTGGATCGGCTTCGACCACTATGCGGCCGTGATATCGGATCCGGCGTTTCTCTACGTGGTGCTGCCGAACACGTTCCTGTTCATGGTGCTCAGCGTCGCCGGCGCGCTGGTGACGGGGCTGGCGCTGGCGCTGCTGCTCAATCGTCCATTCCGCGGGCAGAAGCTGGTGCAGACGATCCTGCTGGTGCCCTTGATGGTGGCGCCGGTGGTTGCAGCGATCATGATCCGATGGATCTTCAACGACCAGTTCGGCATTGCGAATGTGGTGCTGGAAGCCATTGGCCTCGAAGGCCAGCCCTGGCTGGTGCAGCGCTGGAGCGCCTTCGGCATCATCCTTCTGACCGACATCTGGCTGTGGACGCCGTGGTTCACGCTGTTGCTGCTGGCGGGCCTGCAGAGCCTGCCGAAGGAGCCGTTCGAGGCCGCCGCGATCGACGGCACCACCACCTGGCGTGTGTTCCGCTACCTCACGCTGCCGATGTTACGCCCTGTCATCGTGGTCTGCGTGGTGATCCGCGCCATCGATGCCTTCCGCACCTTCGATATCGTGTGGACGCTGACCGGCGGCGGGCCCGGCCGCTCCACGGAGCTGTTCAGCCTCTATGCCTACGTGCTCGCCTTCCTCAATCTCGATCTCGGCCGCGGCTCGGCGGCGGCGATCGTCGGCGGGCTGATCATCCTCGTACTCGGCGTGGTGATGTACCGTCTCGTCGACCGCATTGCGAAGGCTTAG
- a CDS encoding Nramp family divalent metal transporter codes for MDARTPGLGAETPTQSLTMTDTTATGWRADAAAGAQRSLPEVNSTISVPFGGHWSRRLLAFLGPGYLVSVGYMDPGNWATDLAGGSKFGYTLLAVILLSNLMAILLQALAARLGIVTDRDLAQACRASFSRPVNFMLWVACEAAIIACDLAEVIGTAIALNLLFGIPLIYGALITALDAFLLLLLMNKGFRFLEAFVISLLIVIAICFSIQIVAAAPPVAAVLKGFVPSPEIVTNPEMLYIAIGIIGATVMPHNLYLHSAIVQTRAYERNDKGRREAIKWATTDSTIALMLALFINAAILIVAAATFYSSGRTEVAEIGQAYELLSPLLGLGIASTLFAVALLASGLNSTVTATLAGQIVMEGFLHLRLPNWARRLLTRGIAIVPVVIVTAIYGERGTSQLLVFSQVILSMQLPFAVIPLVKFVSDKRKMGEFVIPRGVAVVAWIVAGIIVALNVKLLIETFFG; via the coding sequence ATGGACGCACGCACGCCCGGTTTGGGTGCCGAAACCCCGACCCAGAGTTTGACCATGACCGATACGACCGCCACCGGCTGGCGCGCCGATGCCGCCGCTGGTGCCCAGCGCAGCCTGCCTGAAGTCAATTCGACCATCTCGGTGCCATTTGGCGGGCATTGGTCGCGCCGGCTGCTGGCCTTCCTCGGTCCCGGCTATCTGGTCTCGGTCGGCTACATGGACCCCGGCAACTGGGCGACCGACCTCGCGGGTGGTTCGAAGTTCGGCTACACGCTGCTGGCGGTCATCCTGCTGTCGAACCTGATGGCGATCCTGTTGCAGGCGCTGGCCGCGCGGCTTGGCATCGTCACCGACCGCGATCTGGCGCAGGCCTGCCGCGCCAGCTTTTCGCGGCCCGTCAACTTCATGCTGTGGGTGGCCTGCGAGGCCGCGATCATCGCCTGCGATCTCGCCGAGGTGATCGGCACCGCGATCGCGCTCAATCTGCTGTTCGGCATTCCCCTGATCTATGGGGCGCTGATAACTGCGCTCGATGCCTTCCTGCTGCTCCTCCTGATGAACAAGGGTTTTCGCTTCCTCGAAGCCTTTGTCATCTCGCTCCTGATCGTGATCGCGATCTGCTTTTCGATTCAGATCGTGGCTGCGGCGCCGCCGGTGGCTGCCGTCCTGAAGGGGTTTGTGCCGTCGCCCGAGATCGTCACCAATCCTGAAATGCTCTACATCGCGATCGGCATCATCGGCGCGACCGTGATGCCGCATAATCTCTATCTGCATTCCGCGATCGTGCAGACCCGCGCCTATGAACGTAACGACAAGGGCCGCCGCGAGGCGATCAAATGGGCGACGACGGATTCGACGATTGCGCTGATGCTGGCGCTGTTCATCAACGCCGCGATCCTGATCGTTGCCGCCGCCACCTTCTATTCGAGCGGACGCACCGAGGTTGCCGAGATCGGCCAGGCCTATGAATTGCTGTCGCCGCTGCTCGGCCTCGGCATCGCCTCGACGCTGTTCGCGGTGGCGCTGCTCGCCTCCGGCCTCAATTCGACGGTGACGGCTACGCTGGCTGGCCAGATCGTGATGGAAGGCTTTTTGCACTTGCGGCTGCCGAACTGGGCGCGGCGGCTGCTCACGCGCGGCATCGCCATCGTTCCGGTCGTGATCGTCACCGCGATCTATGGCGAGCGCGGCACCAGCCAGCTCCTGGTGTTCAGCCAGGTCATCCTGTCGATGCAATTGCCGTTCGCCGTGATCCCGCTGGTCAAGTTCGTTTCCGACAAGCGCAAGATGGGCGAGTTCGTCATCCCCCGCGGCGTGGCGGTCGTGGCCTGGATCGTCGCCGGCATCATCGTGGCGCTGAACGTGAAGCTGCTGATCGAGACCTTCTTCGGGTGA
- a CDS encoding histidine phosphatase family protein yields the protein MSFIRFVIVAVFVGFCATVETATADEAAKAWNALRAGGHVALMRHADAPGGFGDPPGFRVEDCATQRNLSAKGRADAEKIGARLKREEIAFQKILSSPWCRCIDTGMLMNLGTVETEATFGNVVVLRDQRDTLTAGGRALIAKWTAGGNLLVVTHGANISALTGVSPASGEIVVVKGGSDRAEPVGRLLLD from the coding sequence ATGTCGTTCATTCGTTTCGTCATCGTCGCGGTCTTTGTCGGCTTCTGCGCCACGGTGGAGACCGCCACCGCGGACGAGGCCGCCAAGGCCTGGAACGCCCTGCGCGCCGGCGGGCATGTCGCGCTGATGCGGCATGCCGATGCACCAGGAGGCTTCGGCGATCCGCCCGGCTTCCGCGTCGAGGATTGCGCCACCCAGCGCAACCTCAGCGCCAAGGGCAGGGCGGACGCGGAAAAGATCGGCGCGCGGCTCAAGCGGGAAGAGATCGCGTTCCAAAAGATCCTGAGCTCGCCATGGTGCCGATGCATCGACACGGGCATGTTGATGAACCTCGGCACGGTCGAGACCGAGGCGACGTTCGGCAATGTCGTGGTGTTGCGTGATCAAAGGGATACGCTGACGGCGGGAGGGCGTGCGCTGATCGCCAAATGGACGGCAGGCGGAAACCTGCTCGTCGTGACACACGGGGCGAACATTTCGGCGCTGACCGGCGTCTCGCCCGCCAGCGGCGAGATCGTCGTCGTCAAAGGCGGCAGCGATCGCGCCGAGCCGGTCGGCCGTTTGCTGCTCGATTGA
- a CDS encoding extracellular solute-binding protein: protein MQGLARWLMAAAAALVAVTGSAVAQVKELRIGYQPSPIQDASIAMFEAWGAKNGVKIVKVPNSYGVYVEKMTASLTSNSDQYDVIWHNDDWGQTWAHLLEPTDDVEANKFGSKWSMSPIVFANAQGQNTVVPMGQTFSVFFYRSDLVKPEEVPKTLEELVTVSKKLQADGKVKFGYVGGMSMNHSWFSWFWSMWANNCDVLLPAYERDNKKLAEAGWKSGLTDPCMQKTVEYWWDAINTHKISPRGMPAYDRNEANAIFMAGDAAFTVADTLWWGQFNDPNKSKVAGKIAAARFPLGPDRKKPFGWDDIWGWAIPKSIPEERKKLAKQMLNAMMLDEEGQAKMFKATGAPPPNTTFWPKIAEQDPFMKLLKEAVLDSPDKVRGAYYFPQWPAVHKAFNDAVTKAVTGKREDIAKVLAENAPLVSKAAQ from the coding sequence ATGCAGGGACTGGCGAGATGGTTGATGGCGGCGGCTGCGGCCCTGGTGGCTGTGACCGGCAGTGCCGTCGCACAGGTGAAAGAGCTGCGGATCGGCTACCAGCCGAGCCCGATCCAGGACGCCTCGATCGCGATGTTCGAGGCCTGGGGCGCCAAGAACGGCGTCAAGATCGTCAAGGTGCCGAACTCCTACGGCGTCTATGTCGAGAAGATGACGGCGTCGCTGACCTCGAACTCGGATCAGTATGACGTGATCTGGCACAATGACGACTGGGGTCAGACCTGGGCGCATCTGCTGGAGCCGACCGACGATGTCGAAGCCAACAAGTTTGGCTCCAAATGGAGCATGTCGCCCATCGTGTTTGCCAACGCGCAGGGGCAGAACACGGTCGTGCCGATGGGCCAGACTTTCAGCGTGTTCTTCTACCGATCCGACCTCGTCAAGCCAGAGGAAGTGCCGAAGACGCTGGAAGAGCTCGTCACGGTGAGCAAGAAGCTGCAGGCCGATGGCAAGGTGAAGTTCGGCTATGTCGGCGGCATGTCGATGAACCACTCCTGGTTCAGCTGGTTCTGGTCGATGTGGGCCAACAATTGCGACGTGCTGCTGCCGGCCTACGAGCGCGACAACAAGAAGCTCGCGGAAGCCGGCTGGAAATCGGGCTTGACCGACCCCTGCATGCAGAAGACGGTGGAGTATTGGTGGGATGCGATCAACACCCACAAGATCTCGCCGCGCGGCATGCCGGCCTATGACCGCAACGAAGCCAACGCCATCTTCATGGCTGGCGACGCCGCGTTCACGGTGGCTGACACGTTGTGGTGGGGCCAATTCAACGATCCCAACAAGTCGAAGGTTGCCGGCAAGATCGCCGCCGCGCGCTTCCCACTCGGTCCCGACCGGAAGAAGCCGTTCGGCTGGGACGACATCTGGGGCTGGGCAATCCCGAAATCCATACCGGAAGAGCGCAAGAAGCTCGCCAAGCAGATGCTGAATGCGATGATGCTGGACGAGGAAGGCCAGGCCAAAATGTTCAAGGCGACCGGCGCGCCGCCGCCCAACACCACGTTCTGGCCGAAGATCGCCGAGCAGGATCCCTTCATGAAGCTGTTGAAGGAGGCTGTGCTCGACTCCCCTGACAAGGTGCGCGGCGCCTATTACTTCCCGCAATGGCCCGCCGTGCACAAGGCGTTCAACGACGCCGTCACCAAGGCCGTCACCGGCAAGCGCGAGGACATCGCAAAAGTGCTCGCCGAGAACGCCCCGCTGGTCAGCAAGGCGGCACAGTAG
- a CDS encoding ABC transporter ATP-binding protein, which translates to MAAISLSKLNKHYGSLFHAVKDVDLEIADKEFVALVGPSGCGKSTTLRMIAGLEDISSGDIRIGNKVVNHLPPRDRDVAMVFQNYALYQHMSVYDNLAFGLRNKKTPEAEIKTAIDRAAGMLGLHDLLQRKPKQLSGGQQQRVALGRCIVRNPQVFLFDEPLSNLDAKLRAQMRIEIKRLHAEIPTTSVFVTHDQVEAMTLGDRVVIMRDGRIQQIGTPLQVYGKPANKFVAGFIGAPAMNFIDVNVRSAAGVTSVETEGLRLTIGPADASALAAHSGRRVIMGMRPEHLSLGTGAPGLGFDAHVEVVEQLGSEILLETRVGGATVTAARVPAESAVARGDQVRLSAQAGRLHFFDPETELPIS; encoded by the coding sequence ATGGCAGCAATCTCACTGAGCAAGCTCAACAAGCATTATGGCTCGCTGTTTCACGCCGTGAAGGACGTCGATCTCGAGATTGCCGACAAGGAGTTCGTGGCGCTGGTCGGCCCGTCCGGCTGCGGCAAGTCGACCACGCTGCGCATGATCGCAGGGCTGGAGGACATCAGCAGCGGCGACATCCGTATCGGCAACAAGGTGGTCAATCACCTGCCGCCGCGCGACCGCGACGTCGCCATGGTGTTCCAGAACTACGCGCTCTACCAGCACATGAGCGTCTACGACAATCTCGCCTTCGGCCTGCGCAACAAGAAGACGCCGGAAGCCGAGATCAAGACGGCGATCGACCGCGCTGCCGGCATGCTCGGGCTGCATGATCTGCTGCAGCGCAAGCCGAAGCAATTGTCCGGCGGCCAGCAGCAGCGCGTCGCGCTCGGCCGCTGCATCGTCCGCAATCCGCAGGTGTTTTTGTTCGACGAGCCGCTGTCCAATCTCGACGCCAAGCTGCGTGCCCAGATGCGCATCGAGATCAAGCGCCTGCATGCGGAGATCCCGACCACCTCGGTGTTCGTGACCCACGACCAGGTCGAAGCCATGACACTCGGGGACCGCGTCGTCATCATGCGCGACGGCCGCATTCAGCAGATCGGCACGCCGCTGCAGGTCTACGGCAAGCCGGCCAACAAGTTCGTCGCCGGTTTCATCGGCGCGCCCGCGATGAATTTTATCGACGTCAACGTGCGCAGCGCGGCGGGTGTGACGTCGGTCGAGACGGAGGGCCTTCGGCTGACGATCGGGCCCGCGGATGCGTCCGCACTCGCGGCGCATAGCGGCCGCCGCGTGATCATGGGCATGCGGCCGGAGCACCTCTCACTCGGCACCGGCGCCCCGGGCCTTGGTTTCGATGCCCATGTCGAGGTCGTCGAACAGCTCGGCTCGGAAATCCTGCTGGAGACGCGAGTCGGCGGCGCCACCGTTACCGCCGCGCGCGTGCCGGCGGAAAGTGCCGTTGCGCGCGGCGATCAGGTCCGCCTGTCGGCGCAGGCCGGCCGCCTGCATTTCTTCGATCCGGAGACCGAACTGCCGATTTCCTGA
- a CDS encoding DUF6152 family protein, whose product MALITRRLLLSLAAALVPASAIAHHGWGGYDTSKSFTVTGKILKSTFENPHCEIEMVVDGKHWHFVLAPPSRMQARGATADLIAPGKTCTVFGYPHTTKPDEARIEYIVLDGKRIELR is encoded by the coding sequence ATGGCCTTGATCACGCGTCGTTTGTTGTTGTCGCTGGCGGCAGCGCTCGTGCCGGCTTCGGCCATCGCCCATCACGGCTGGGGCGGATACGATACGTCGAAATCGTTCACCGTCACCGGCAAGATCCTGAAATCGACCTTCGAGAACCCGCATTGCGAGATCGAGATGGTGGTCGACGGCAAGCACTGGCACTTCGTCCTGGCGCCGCCCTCGCGCATGCAGGCGCGTGGTGCTACCGCTGACCTGATCGCGCCCGGCAAGACCTGCACCGTGTTCGGCTATCCTCACACAACCAAGCCGGACGAGGCGCGGATCGAATATATCGTGCTCGACGGCAAGCGCATCGAGTTGCGGTAG
- a CDS encoding arginyltransferase, producing MTQHSRDTPQFYLTAPSPCPYLPGRHERKVFTHLVGDKAGDLNDLLTHGGFRRSQSIAYRPACDQCRACVSVRVIANEFRPSRNFKKVLARNADIVGEQRSAVPTSEQYSVFRAYLDKRHRHGGMADMTVLDYAMMVEDSHVETRIIEYRKRGVDTGITGHGEELIAVALTDVLSDGLSMVYSFFEPSQQSRSLGTFMILDHITRARRLGLPYVYLGYWIEGSKKMDYKGRFLPQQRLAPSGWLRVDATGEMLAEPQD from the coding sequence GTGACCCAGCATTCGCGTGATACCCCGCAGTTCTACCTGACGGCGCCCTCGCCTTGCCCCTATCTGCCGGGCCGGCATGAGCGCAAGGTGTTCACGCATCTGGTCGGCGACAAGGCCGGCGACCTCAACGACCTCCTGACCCATGGCGGCTTCCGCCGCAGCCAGTCGATCGCCTACCGCCCGGCTTGCGACCAGTGCCGGGCCTGCGTTTCCGTGCGCGTGATCGCCAACGAATTTCGTCCCTCGCGCAACTTCAAGAAAGTCCTGGCGCGCAATGCCGACATCGTCGGCGAGCAGCGCAGCGCGGTGCCGACCTCGGAGCAGTATTCGGTATTCCGAGCCTATCTCGACAAGCGGCACCGCCATGGCGGCATGGCCGACATGACCGTGCTCGACTACGCGATGATGGTGGAAGACAGCCATGTCGAGACCCGCATCATCGAGTATCGCAAGCGCGGCGTCGACACCGGCATTACCGGGCACGGCGAGGAGCTGATCGCGGTGGCGCTGACGGACGTGCTCAGCGACGGGCTATCGATGGTGTACTCGTTCTTCGAGCCGTCGCAGCAGAGCCGCTCGCTCGGCACCTTCATGATCCTCGACCACATCACCCGCGCCCGCAGGCTCGGGCTACCTTACGTCTATCTCGGCTACTGGATCGAGGGCTCCAAGAAGATGGACTACAAGGGCCGCTTCCTGCCGCAGCAGCGGCTGGCGCCGTCGGGCTGGCTGCGGGTGGATGCGACGGGCGAGATGTTGGCCGAGCCGCAGGATTAG
- a CDS encoding carbohydrate ABC transporter permease has protein sequence MPMVTRPAFLPGLPNWSRKTFFALALAAICFAFAFPVLWLILTSLRPESGVYYVHRGTEFTLGNFKEVLGQERIVEAFINSAVISTLATVFSLLVTVSSGYMLSRFTGPAARMWFGTIYVFRCVPYISWVLPLYFVVQSWGIYDTYVGLLLPHIAVHICFFSWLMKGFFDGIDPSMEYAAMIDGCSRWGAFIRVAIPSALPAISALAVLCWLFTWNEFLFALILTGNRVPVITVVMAQFVTEMGLHWNLMAATAVMALLPAFLIALFGQKYVIRGLRI, from the coding sequence ATGCCGATGGTGACACGCCCCGCATTCCTCCCCGGCCTGCCGAACTGGAGCCGCAAGACTTTCTTTGCCCTCGCGCTGGCTGCGATCTGCTTCGCCTTCGCCTTTCCGGTGCTGTGGCTGATCCTGACCTCGCTGCGCCCGGAGTCCGGTGTCTATTACGTGCACCGCGGCACCGAGTTCACCCTGGGCAATTTCAAGGAGGTGCTCGGCCAGGAACGCATCGTCGAGGCCTTCATCAATAGCGCCGTCATCTCGACGCTGGCGACGGTGTTTTCACTGCTGGTGACCGTATCGAGCGGCTACATGCTGTCGCGCTTCACCGGACCCGCGGCGCGGATGTGGTTCGGTACCATCTACGTGTTCCGCTGCGTGCCCTACATCTCCTGGGTCCTGCCGCTCTACTTCGTGGTACAGAGCTGGGGCATTTACGACACCTATGTCGGGCTGCTGCTGCCGCATATCGCCGTCCACATCTGCTTCTTCTCCTGGCTGATGAAGGGCTTTTTCGATGGCATCGATCCCTCCATGGAATATGCCGCCATGATCGACGGCTGCAGTCGCTGGGGCGCGTTCATCCGCGTCGCCATTCCCTCCGCGCTGCCGGCCATTTCCGCACTTGCCGTGCTGTGCTGGCTGTTCACCTGGAACGAATTTTTGTTCGCGCTGATCCTGACCGGAAACCGCGTACCGGTGATCACGGTCGTGATGGCGCAGTTTGTCACGGAAATGGGCCTGCACTGGAATCTGATGGCAGCGACTGCCGTGATGGCCCTGCTGCCGGCCTTCCTGATCGCGCTGTTCGGCCAGAAATACGTGATCAGGGGATTGAGGATCTGA
- the ldtR gene encoding transcriptional regulator LdtR has translation MIKAVATAVETAERSAGQTPVQPLYLEALTLVERLHRRLLDVIKDEFDRRGRADINSVQALLLYNIGDKELTAGELRTRGYYLGSNVSYNLKKLVELGFLDHQRSRVDRRSVRIRLTAQGQEIRKIVDALYQKHVKTVEQVGGISNEEFATLNKSLHRLERFWTDQILYRL, from the coding sequence ATGATCAAAGCCGTTGCAACGGCGGTGGAAACCGCTGAGCGCTCTGCCGGCCAAACTCCGGTGCAGCCGCTCTATCTGGAAGCGTTGACTTTGGTGGAGCGGCTTCACCGCCGGCTGCTCGATGTCATCAAGGACGAATTCGATCGCCGCGGCCGCGCCGACATCAATTCGGTGCAGGCTCTGCTGCTCTACAACATCGGCGACAAGGAACTGACCGCGGGCGAACTGCGCACGCGCGGTTACTACCTCGGCTCCAACGTCTCCTATAATTTGAAGAAGCTCGTCGAACTCGGCTTCCTCGATCATCAGCGCTCTCGTGTTGATCGTCGCTCGGTCCGCATCCGCCTCACCGCGCAGGGCCAGGAGATCCGCAAGATCGTGGACGCGCTCTACCAGAAGCACGTCAAGACGGTGGAGCAGGTCGGTGGCATCTCGAACGAGGAGTTCGCGACGCTGAACAAGTCGCTGCACCGCCTCGAGCGCTTCTGGACCGACCAGATCCTGTATCGGCTCTGA
- the hemB gene encoding porphobilinogen synthase, producing the protein MAIKFGRPIEMRDAPRRQTALASTPLDLIIRPRRNRKAEWTRRLVRENVLTTDDLIWPLFVVDGTNTRTPVASMPGVDRLTVDQAVRDAERAMKLNIPCIALFPYTEPSLRDETGSEALNPNNLVCQSVRAIKKEFPEIGLLCDVALDPFTSHGHDGLIEDGRILNDETVAVLVQQALVQAEAGCDVIAPSDMMDGRIGAIREALDDHGFVDVQIMSYAAKYASAFYGPFRDAIGSAKTLTGDKRTYQMDSANSDEALREVELDIAEGADMVMVKPGMPYLDIVRRVKDTFAMPTFVYQVSGEYAMIAGAANNGWIDGERAMMESLLGFKRAGADGILTYFAPQAAEKLKAEG; encoded by the coding sequence ATGGCGATCAAATTCGGGCGTCCGATCGAAATGCGCGACGCGCCGCGGCGGCAGACCGCCCTCGCCTCCACCCCGCTCGACCTGATCATCCGCCCCCGCCGGAACCGCAAGGCTGAATGGACCCGGCGGTTGGTGCGCGAAAACGTGCTGACGACCGACGACCTGATCTGGCCGCTGTTCGTGGTCGACGGCACCAACACCCGCACGCCGGTGGCCTCGATGCCCGGCGTAGACCGCCTCACCGTCGATCAGGCGGTGCGCGATGCCGAGCGCGCGATGAAGCTGAACATCCCCTGCATCGCGCTGTTTCCCTACACCGAGCCTTCCCTCCGGGACGAGACCGGTTCCGAGGCGCTGAATCCGAACAATCTCGTTTGCCAGTCGGTGCGCGCGATCAAGAAGGAATTTCCCGAGATCGGCCTGCTCTGCGACGTCGCGCTGGATCCCTTTACCAGCCACGGCCATGACGGGCTGATCGAGGACGGCAGGATCCTCAACGACGAGACGGTGGCGGTGCTGGTGCAACAGGCGCTGGTGCAGGCCGAGGCCGGCTGCGACGTCATCGCACCGTCAGACATGATGGACGGCCGCATCGGTGCGATCCGCGAGGCGCTGGACGACCATGGGTTTGTCGACGTGCAGATCATGTCCTACGCGGCGAAATACGCCAGCGCCTTCTACGGCCCGTTCCGCGACGCCATCGGCTCGGCCAAGACGCTGACCGGCGACAAGCGCACCTACCAGATGGACAGCGCCAATTCCGACGAAGCCTTGCGCGAGGTCGAACTTGATATCGCGGAAGGCGCCGACATGGTGATGGTGAAGCCCGGCATGCCCTATCTCGACATCGTGCGGCGGGTGAAGGACACGTTTGCGATGCCGACCTTCGTCTACCAGGTGTCGGGCGAATACGCGATGATCGCAGGCGCCGCCAACAATGGCTGGATCGACGGCGAGCGCGCGATGATGGAAAGCCTGCTCGGCTTCAAGCGCGCCGGCGCGGATGGGATATTGACGTACTTTGCGCCGCAGGCGGCGGAGAAGCTGAAGGCGGAGGGGTAA
- a CDS encoding DUF6163 family protein yields MSDLSARDQARARDSAMSVGAMSSERIEPDENVWTRRLVLFLRIMAIVSIMKGLYHWAQVTGFIGGEEEAFENQSMAWQTATVYFAVIELVAAVGLWLATPWGAVVWLTTVVSMAVIELMFPGIYGGSLTVVALEAVMLGAYLMLAWMAARERPP; encoded by the coding sequence ATGTCTGACCTTTCGGCGCGCGATCAGGCGCGGGCCAGGGACAGTGCGATGTCCGTCGGGGCGATGTCGTCGGAGCGGATCGAACCCGACGAGAATGTGTGGACGCGGCGCCTCGTGCTGTTCCTGCGCATCATGGCGATCGTATCGATCATGAAGGGCCTGTACCACTGGGCGCAGGTCACGGGTTTCATCGGCGGCGAGGAGGAGGCGTTCGAGAATCAGTCGATGGCCTGGCAGACCGCGACCGTCTATTTCGCCGTCATCGAACTCGTCGCCGCCGTCGGCCTCTGGCTCGCCACGCCCTGGGGCGCGGTGGTGTGGCTCACCACCGTGGTGTCGATGGCGGTAATCGAACTGATGTTCCCGGGGATCTATGGCGGCAGCCTGACGGTGGTGGCGCTCGAAGCCGTGATGCTCGGCGCCTATCTCATGCTCGCCTGGATGGCCGCCCGCGAACGTCCGCCGTAG